The following proteins are encoded in a genomic region of Pyxicephalus adspersus chromosome 9, UCB_Pads_2.0, whole genome shotgun sequence:
- the LOC140337800 gene encoding uncharacterized protein isoform X4 produces the protein MTTVKFVQNSNCFSVAFFNLKLDFYGTLLGDKKSVKNDEPPVRSENKEDVMVFEGLCERMLSALCLLKTSVSEVLDTKDELILHNVPSCVQAQMSLSTSRLFRSLTDLYVPSTELVRLVRLFGPQWEQKRMILKQLQEEHERLQRLLSLALQRIQHLETQLHKDSESQHYKNWEKLFVRLMRMGPESALLEMSHDLDIKRE, from the exons ATGACTACAGTCAAGTTTGTTCAAAACAGTAATTgtttttctgttgcattttttaaCCTAAAGTTGGACTTTTATGGGACCTTATTGG gtgatAAAAAGTCAGTTAAGAATGATGAACCTCCTGTACGTTCAGAAAACAAA gagGATGTAATGGTATTTGAGGGCCTTTGTGAACGAATGCTGTCAGCTTTGTGCCTTTTAAAGACCAGTGTATCAGAG GTTCTTGATACAAAAGATGAGTTAATCCTACACAATGTGCCCAGCTGTGTCCAAGCCCAGATGTCACTGTCCACATCAAGGCTATTTAGAAG CTTGACAGATCTGTATGTCCCTAGCACTGAACTTGTCCGTCTGGTCCGTTTGTTTGGACCTCAGTGGGAGCAGAAACGAATGATCCTCAAGCAGCTGCAAGAAGAACATGAAAG GCTCCAGAGGCTCCTTTCTTTGGCTCTTCAACGGATACAACATTTGGAAACTCAG TTGCACAAAGACTCTGAATCACAACATTACAAGAACTGGGAGAAGCTGTTTGTTAGGCTAATG cGTATGGGACCAGAATCGGCCTTGCTTGAAATGTCACATGACTTGGATATCAAAAG GGAATga
- the LOC140337800 gene encoding uncharacterized protein isoform X3, which produces MKGASKKGKVRRGVQVAPKGAEETENCAKEEGDKKSVKNDEPPVRSENKEDVMVFEGLCERMLSALCLLKTSVSEVLDTKDELILHNVPSCVQAQMSLSTSRLFRSLTDLYVPSTELVRLVRLFGPQWEQKRMILKQLQEEHERLQRLLSLALQRIQHLETQLHKDSESQHYKNWEKLFVRLMRMGPESALLEMSHDLDIKRE; this is translated from the exons ATGAAGGGTGCTAGTAAAAAAGGAAAGGTGCGAAGGGGCGTACAAGTAGCACCTAAAGGTGCTGAAGAGACAGAGAACTGTGCTAAAGAAGAAG gtgatAAAAAGTCAGTTAAGAATGATGAACCTCCTGTACGTTCAGAAAACAAA gagGATGTAATGGTATTTGAGGGCCTTTGTGAACGAATGCTGTCAGCTTTGTGCCTTTTAAAGACCAGTGTATCAGAG GTTCTTGATACAAAAGATGAGTTAATCCTACACAATGTGCCCAGCTGTGTCCAAGCCCAGATGTCACTGTCCACATCAAGGCTATTTAGAAG CTTGACAGATCTGTATGTCCCTAGCACTGAACTTGTCCGTCTGGTCCGTTTGTTTGGACCTCAGTGGGAGCAGAAACGAATGATCCTCAAGCAGCTGCAAGAAGAACATGAAAG GCTCCAGAGGCTCCTTTCTTTGGCTCTTCAACGGATACAACATTTGGAAACTCAG TTGCACAAAGACTCTGAATCACAACATTACAAGAACTGGGAGAAGCTGTTTGTTAGGCTAATG cGTATGGGACCAGAATCGGCCTTGCTTGAAATGTCACATGACTTGGATATCAAAAG GGAATga